The genomic segment AAGGCGCGGCGCGACGTCATTTCGCTTGTTTCGTACATGTTCGCAAGCTCCGTCTGGGACGGAATGAGCGAATCCGGCGGCCATTCGCCGGACACAATTTTCGCTTTAATATCATCAACGATAACTTGATATTTGGTTGGAACGGACACTTAGCATCGACCCCTTCTAGCTTAGTATACTAATTAGAATTCGAATAAGCTATTCTTTTTTGAAAAGCCAAACAGCCACCGATCGTTCATCGATGGCTGCGATTTTTCGCCTTGACTCCTATTATCTGCCTAAGCTCCGCTTATAAAAACATCCGCGCCTTGTACTCCTGCGGAGACATGCCGAACGTATTGCGAAATACTTTGGCAAAGTAATTCGAATTGTTGTAGCCTACCTGCCTGGCCGCTTCGCTGATTTTCATCCCGTCCTGGAGCAGCAAGCGGCGCGCGGCATTCATTTTTTCCTTGGTGATGTACAGACTGAGCACCTCGTTCGTCCGTTTCTTAAACAATCGGGATAAATAAGTCGGATTGACGTAAAAATGGCGGGATAGCTGATCCAGCGACAGATCCTCGCTAAGATGACCGGAAATATAGCTTTTTAACTGTTCGACCAAAACGGATGCGCCCGTATCGGCACCGCCGGCCTGACCGCCTTCCTGTCCGTCCGCGAGGTCGATCAACAAGCCTCTGCTCTGTCGCCTGTCCAAATCATCCCTCATTAAGCGAAAATACGTCCCCAGGTCTCCCCAAGGCAAATCGACGGATCGAAAGACGATCGAGATCGAAACGCCGAGCAGCCGAAAAATCGTGTTTTGCACGCTTTCCATGATATACGCGATTCGCGCATTCTCCCCGCCTGGCGCTTCTGCCGATTGGAGCAGCATGCCCGACATCCGCTGATCCATTCGAAAGGCAGCCGCCGCGAAGGCATGATTGACCAGCTCCTCCGCCATGTTCATGACGGCAAACCGGATCAACGAACCGTCGTTCACAGTGAATCTGTGACCCCAATCGTCAATACGCATCAAGATTAAATCTACAGGGCGCTCTCCGTCGAAGGGGATGTCCAGCAGCCGGATGGTGGCTTGCAGCGCTTCCCCGGTCTGGCTCCTGGGGTGATTCAGATAGTCCAGTATAATCTGGTTTTTTAACTCGCTGTTGGACAGCTGCAGCTTCTGTTTGGCTTTCTCGATGGACATCATCTCGTCCAATCTCCGATCGAGCTCGCCGATCGCCTTGCGCAAGCTGGCGATCACTTCGTCGTCGTCCGCCGGCTTGAGCAAGTAATCGCTGACGCCCAGCTGCAGCGCCCGCTTTGTATATTCGAAGTCCGAATATCCCGTCAGGAAAATGACCTTGCACAGCCAGCCCGCTTTTTTCACCGACTCGATCCAGTCTAGTCCGCTAATCCGGGGCATGCGAATATCGGCCAGCACGATGTCGTACGAGGAGCGAATCATCAGTTGTTGAGCCTCGACGGCAGAGTATGCAAAGCGAATCT from the Cohnella hashimotonis genome contains:
- a CDS encoding response regulator, translating into MYKLLIVDDEPSIVEGLAQMIASRDLPLKEIRFAYSAVEAQQLMIRSSYDIVLADIRMPRISGLDWIESVKKAGWLCKVIFLTGYSDFEYTKRALQLGVSDYLLKPADDDEVIASLRKAIGELDRRLDEMMSIEKAKQKLQLSNSELKNQIILDYLNHPRSQTGEALQATIRLLDIPFDGERPVDLILMRIDDWGHRFTVNDGSLIRFAVMNMAEELVNHAFAAAAFRMDQRMSGMLLQSAEAPGGENARIAYIMESVQNTIFRLLGVSISIVFRSVDLPWGDLGTYFRLMRDDLDRRQSRGLLIDLADGQEGGQAGGADTGASVLVEQLKSYISGHLSEDLSLDQLSRHFYVNPTYLSRLFKKRTNEVLSLYITKEKMNAARRLLLQDGMKISEAARQVGYNNSNYFAKVFRNTFGMSPQEYKARMFL